From one Lineus longissimus chromosome 3, tnLinLong1.2, whole genome shotgun sequence genomic stretch:
- the LOC135485359 gene encoding zinc finger protein 106-like isoform X2, with translation MAEDTENSDKTCDLCHISYFNDEELKEHSYSLMHHIKIEQKKKGSVHHCTLCFGTYSNLALYSTHLNEEKHRSAVQAEKKGKEKELDFTKPNNIETASQRSGSQKSLGSTQDKDKSFSSTGTKNYTRPGRGTFETFHSGPNNRSSSTLNSTIENLSDINTSSFESDNWNKSGAAGNWSRHGEAGNWRRQGVAGNWSKQGGPGDWNRAGGPNYTNRPRGAGSSWYGSQWFSRPKDRSYMNPTWSSNNSGNRNQSFIEDNFNYCGDYQDFTSDSRENFCVPAEPEGPLFQRDWRLRGSYKGNLRQQGRGGSRSGSKTWISPKSASTSKSGKGKVSPRDGIKGRKCPNEKSKKSRGSKKKMISPKIDKRSTHALLDRSRCSIQSGDEVSSTTRNEASKGWRDTSGGRVGASLSGGRYVKSNSPARASSKRTPKAPSRATSSERKSQDKGSALLTRAEDLCRAVRKTRKESKERTESELRKVESLLVETKIQSYSDLRQSQMKGYVSTDMLSDLDKSILELTSAQSESTVDLSKDLSEKKKETNLDVNKETSNEKVVVMVESKDSNGRKERELNNNEKSPVKDKVQRTPASSSQSVRKDATKTVAKPAVDTAKVNFVKQNVAPLNKNNLMKIINAPRSHKERMQLAHLMKSSKPKSVRPKLNLQPQEPAVVTELAESVSNEFGVSDTEFIAFESLPDDLRIKVENLLNKGPDNLNESVEMCFSDIEGVEYPFAVLDNCTMEAPLVELPDVNLNGKRRRPATSSTETLTRVDSIPQLDNKKQKIDEHDHSSVEVSLPPNNQRPVRDLDPGSTTDCSSRGSQPTNKNLSSSYTEWTRKNDLSPARNLSGSTGPHSVGSSHKTMSPVKTYSGSSQSHSSHASNDEKAQSGTTYTFGSKSFIPPFTGNSHSNSSLGLAGSKSPLRFSGTANSPFAYSNGDSTRESRSPPVMSVKREPVWEEGYGVIPSTTANYTSTQATNLFQKTSQNFQTSSIFSSNFSLRGATSQAAEEMNRHSRTSSCETDSTSITMTPSRSRTATDSTLSSGRPSIENSLGKAGRVDSSYYTSGQNRSSPKPMDHQSYQSSSSHSHSSSASKLQSSSMTSAPSSMPSALTSTPSASVPMPFDSTIMTSATTSMPSAVRQKSPPHSRSSSSPSEILSPKSALTSASQALETANTALASINTNLSFNIPVQDISTLELDASASALSGTSDPINRVLQITIKEEEIRNKLSTVNNHVETLGSLMRKLQGEFDKFKTLQTKLETEGQNLRRERLSILQGAVAEKQVSDMVKEVTSGIRKPTETSPTQSRRSTPKDGETDSVQAQSVSEPSSTQSSFSIPGIMPLPNAESSPVKVKEEVVPEIAMPPAPVIQLRTVPEPQQIVVQPAAAAPEIVADAQIPSTSSISGVDFSLKQEPEELETDPHLSKQTDQYLPEQAEHQSVMPAIFPNAVIKQEGTVPPDTCTPVEMEYVGSLKTANEAQDLLKEIASNLKDTSFIIVEGGEYLKRSKDQALAKSKDVGVQMAGNSGISTTDYDSSLSDLQVVELTPKKDPELLRDILKSPDAHCADNSYDQLLKKDTFNEKERFKALLLETVDTSMKLGVTPEEPDSSDTSPTKIAIAVKEKALKECHVVLERLDKDLMGMMDCTSTSGISSAWAKTKSKKVKGDESPMIIHDSPTLRRKMKKTKKERNRSRANVADSSSETQMTESEYTVSRTTNSECSVETTRDQLRKSGVCFTASDVEALGSSANVSFDVGVDLGEDDTSTLLGSQTTEFGPAEESQLTVTSSSDVDSYQMQDRLKISSQTASIIRNKLLQSAMVEVKQVKNVPTPGLFEGHTLPVFAMQIFENFLFSCSQDATVRKFDISSHQCVNEFHFHTKPIHCLHVTRCGSKFRERLFTGATDALLLEHDALTGEFLSRVMMADKLHCMHEQWNMLYIGLDNGQVICYDLLKSKVTDYFACGEKPISCITSSKEGPRKILLVASFDSSITVRDAKNGLLLRSIGSHLKTPLTVIEKDNSVYSGSSDRTIRLHKLNSGISVLTMTMTGPVTALALSGKYLLAASYDGVIRCYNTEDSFKLKQIYYGAGKTLIMDMILHQDLIYTANREGTIEAIPFDLSLRYPCKFRDCGVTFGLSADLRYHIFHDHLPVQIKDDRYHCNWHGCFDKLDVETNKKNLEDHISGHISEVEGTVCSESP, from the exons ATGGCAGAAGATACAGAAAACTCCGACAAAACGTGTGACCTTTGTCACATATCGTATTTCAATGATGAG GAGCTCAAGGAACACTCATATTCCCTCATGCACCACATAAAGATAGAGCAAAAGAAAAA GGGTTCCGTTCATCATTGCACTTTGTGCTTTGGTACCTACAGTAACTTGGCTCTCTACAGCACACACTTGAATGAAGAGAAGCACAGGTCTGCAGTGCAGGCGGAGAAAAAAGGAAAGGAGAAGGAGCTGGATTTTACCAAACCAAATAA CATCGAAACTGCGTCTCAACGATCTGGTAGTCAAAAGAGTCTTGGAAGTACCCAGGATAAAGACAAAAGCTTCTCTTCTACGGGAACCAAAAATTACACCAGGCCAGGAAGGGGGActtttgaaacttttcattCCGGGCCAAATAACCGGTCATCCTCAACTCTGAATTCGACAATCGAAAACCTATCTGATATCAACACTTCAAGTTTtgaaagtgataattggaacaaGTCAGGTGCAGCTGGTAATTGGAGCAGGCACGGTGAAGCTGGTAACTGGAGGAGGCAAG GTGTAGCTGGTAATTGGAGCAAGCAAGGCGGACCAGGTGATTGGAACAGGGCAGGTGGACCTAATTATACAAATAGGCCTCGTGGAGCTGGGTCTTCTTGGTATGGAAGTCAGTGGTTTAGCAGGCCAAAGGATCGTAGCTACATGAACCCTACGTGGTCCAGCAACAACTCAGGCAATAGGAATCAATCTTTTATTGAGGACAATTTCAATTACTGTGGCGATTACCAAGACTTTACAAGTGACAGTAGAGAGAATTTCTGTGTTCCTGCTGAACCCGAAGGTCCATTATTCCAACGGGACTGGAGACTTCGGGGTAGTTATAAAGGGAACTTACGCCAACAAGGCAGGGGAGGCTCCCGTAGTGGCAGCAAAACTTGGATTAGTCCAAAGAGTGCATCAACATCTAAATCTGGGAAAGGCAAAGTTTCACCTAGGGATGGCATCAAGGGCAGGAAATGTCCAAATGAGAAGTCGAAAAAAAGTCGTGGTAGTAAGAAGAAGATGATATCACCTAAAATTGACAAGAGGTCGACTCACGCTTTATTGGATAGAAGCAGGTGTTCTATTCAGAGTGGAGACGAGGTGAGCTCCACAACAAGAAATGAGGCCTCAAAGGGCTGGAGGGATACTAGCGGTGGTCGGGTTGGTGCAAGTCTCTCTGGTGGGAGGTATGTGAAGTCGAATTCTCCTGCCAGGGCATCATCAAAAAGGACACCGAAGGCACCATCGCGAGCTACATCTTCTGAAAGGAAGTCACAGGACAAAGGGAGTGCTCTTTTAACGAGAGCGGAAGATCTTTGCAGAGCAGTACGAAAGACTCGTAAGGAGAGCAAAGAGCGGACCGAATCAGAACTGCGTAAAGTAGAAAGCCTCCTGGttgaaacaaaaattcaaaGTTATTCAGACTTGCGTCAGTCACAAATGAAAGGTTATGTTTCCACTGATATGTTGTCTGATTTAGACAAGTCAATATTGGAACTGACATCTGCTCAATCAGAGTCGACTGTTGATTTGTCAAAGGATTTGAGCGAAAAAAAGAAGGAGACGAATTTGGATGTGAATAAGGAAACTAGCAACGAGAAAGTCGTTGTGATGGTTGAGAGCAAGGATTCGAATGGAAGGAAGGAGAGGGAATTGAATAACAATGAAAAAAGCCCTGTAAAGGACAAGGTTCAGAGAACCCCTGCCAGCTCATCGCAATCTGTGCGAAAGGATGCAACAAAAACTGTTGCAAAACCTGCAGTCGATACAGCAAAGGTGAACTTTGTGAAGCAGAATGTTGCACCACTGAACAAaaacaatttgatgaaaattatcAATGCGCCTCGTTCGCATAAAGAGAGGATGCAATTGGCACATCTCATGAAAAGTAGCAAACCAAAATCTGTTCGTCCAAAATTAAATTTGCAACCGCAGGAACCAGCAGTAGTCACAGAACTTGCCGAATCTGTTTCCAATGAATTTGGAGTGTCTGACACAGAATTCATTGCTTTCGAAAGTCTTCCCGATGATTTGCGTATAAAAGTTGAAAACTTGCTCAACAAAGGGCCCGATAATCTCAATGAGAGCGTTGAAATGTGTTTCAGTGACATTGAGGGAGTGGAGTACCCATTTGCCGTTCTAGACAATTGTACAATGGAGGCACCACTTGTTGAGTTGCCTGATGTTAATCTAAATGGGAAGAGAAGACGTCCTGCTACCAGTTCAACTGAG ACCTTGACGAGAGTTGATTCCATTCCACAACTAGATAACAAGAAACAGAAAATAGATgagcatg ATCATTCATCAGTTGAAGTTTCGCTTCCACCAAATAATCAGAGACCTGTACGAGACTTAGATCCTGGTTCCACGACCGACTGCTCATCGAGAGGCTCCCAGCCAACCAATAAGAACCTCAGCTCATCTTATACTGAGTGGACACGGAAAAATGACCTGTCGCCTGCGAGAAACCTGTCTGGAAGTACCGGTCCCCACTCTGTTGGTTCCAGTCATAAAACCATGAGCCCTGTCAAGACCTACAGCGGTAGCAGTCAGAGCCATTCCAGCCATGCTTCAAATGATGAAAAGGCCCAATCAGGGACCACATACACTTTTGGGAGCAAATCATTCATTCCACCTTTCACGGGTAATTCTCATTCCAACTCCTCACTTGGACTTGCCGGAAGCAAGAGCCCGCTTCGTTTCTCAGGGACTGCCAACAGCCCCTTCGCCTACTCAAATGGTGACTCCACCAGGGAATCGAGATCCCCACCTGTCATGTCAGTGAAGAGGGAACCAGTGTGGGAGGAAGGCTATGGGGTCATTCCAAGCACCACTGCCAATTACACATCCACTCAGGCAACCAACCTGTTTCAAAAAACATCACAGAATTTCCagacgtcatcgatattttcatccaatttttcCCTCCGTGGTGCAACCAGCCAGGCAGCTGAAGAGATGAACAGGCATTCACGAACATCATCCTGTGAAACAGACTCTACAAGTATCACCATGACACCATCAAGGAGCAGAACTGCGACTGATAGCACTCTATCGTCTGGGAGGCCAAGCATTGAAAACAGCTTGGGAAAGGCAGGCCGTGTTGACAGCAGCTACTATACCTCTGGCCAGAATCGCTCTTCACCTAAACCAATGGATCACCAGTCGTATCAATCATCCAGTAGTCACAGCCATTCATCATCTGCTTCAAAACTCCAATCATCTTCTATGACGTCTGCTCCATCTTCAATGCCATCTGCTTTGACATCAACACCATCTGCATCAGTTCCAATGCCATTTGATTCAACTATAATGACGTCTGCAACAACATCCATGCCGTCAGCCGTAAGGCAAAAAAGTCCTCCACATTCTCGAAGCTCATCCTCCCCATCAGAGATATTGTCTCCAAAGTCCGCCCTGACATCTGCCAGCCAAGCCCTTGAGACTGCCAACACTGCCCTAGCCTCAATCAACACTAACCTCAGCTTCAACATACCAGTTCAAGACATCAGCACCCTGGAACTGGATGCAAGTGCGTCTGCTCTCAGCGGAACCTCGGATCCAATCAATCGTGTTCTCCAGATCACGATCAAGGAAGAAGAGATCAGGAACAAGCTGAGCACTGTCAACAACCATGTTGAAACCCTTGGGTCCCTGATGAGGAAGCTGCAGGGTGAATTCGATAAGTTCAAAACTCTCCAAACAAAG CTGGAAACGGAAGGACAGAATCTGAGGAGAGAAAGATTAAGCATACTTCAAG GCGCAGTTGCCGAGAAGCAAGTTTCTGATATGGTAAAGGAGGTCACAAGCGGAATACGCAAGCCGACAGAAACAAGCCCCACACAATCCAGAAGGTCGACTCCAAAAGACGGGGAAACAGATAGTGTGCAAGCTCAGAGTGTTTCAGAACCTTCCAGTACTCAAAGTTCGTTTTCGATACCTGGGATCATGCCACTTCCAAATGCCGAGTCGTCCCCAGTGAAGGTGAAAGAAGAGGTCGTTCCTGAGATCGCTATGCCTCCTGCCCCAGTTATTCAGCTCCGCACTGTCCCTGAGCCACAGCAAATAGTAGTTCAGCCTGCTGCGGCTGCTCCAGAGATTGTTGCAGATGCTCAAATTCCAAGTACCTCATCCATCTCTGGTGTAGATTTTAGCCTTAAACAGGAACCAGAAGAATTGGAGACCGATCCACATTTGTCCAAGCAGACGGATCAGTATCTTCCTGAGCAGGCAGAACATCAGAGTGTAATGCCTGCTATCTTCCCGAATGCTGTCATAAAACAAGAAGGTACAGTCCCGCCAGATACATGCACCCCAGTTGAAATGGAGTACGTCGGATCATTGAAGACGGCAAATGAGGCACAGGATCTTCTGAAGGAAATTGCGAGCAATCTAAAGGATACATCTTTCATTATCGTTGAGGGGGGTGAATACTTGAAAAGGAGCAAAGACCAAGCTCTAGCCAAATCAAAAGATGTTGGTGTTCAAATGGCAGGAAATTCAGGCATTTCTACGACTGATTACGACTCCTCATTGAGTGATCTACAAGTTGTGGAGTTGACCCCTAAAAAAGACCCCGAACTTTTACGCGATATTCTGAAGTCACCCGATGCTCATTGTGCTGATAATTCTTATGATCAGTTGTTGAAAAAGGATACCTTCAACGAGAAGGAACGGTTTAAGGCCCTTTTGTTGGAAACTGTTGATACTTCAATGAAATTAGGTGTGACGCCAGAGGAACCtgacagcagtgacacttcACCAACAAAAATAGCCATTGCCGTTAAAGAAAAGGCTCTTAAAGAGTGTCATGTGGTCCTGGAGCGATTGGATAAAGATTTGATGGGAATGATGGACTGTACGTCAACATCTGGTATCTCATCAGCTTGGGCAAAAACAAAGTCAAAGAAGGTGAAAGGTGATGAATCACCAATGATAATCCATGATAGTCCGACTTTacgaagaaaaatgaaaaagacaaaaaaagagCGCAACCGCTCGCGAGCTAATGTCGCAGATTCTAGCTCAGAGACTCAGATGACAGAATCCGAATACACTGTCAGCAGAACAACAAATTCTGAATGTTCTGTTGAAACAACTCGTGATCAACTGAGAAAAAGTGGTGTGTGTTTTACGGCATCTGATGTTGAAGCACTTGGGTCTTCGGCAAATGTATCTTTTGATGTTGGAGTCGACCTTGGCGAGGATGACACCTCAACACTTTTAGGATCACAGACAACTGAGTTTGGCCCCGCAGAAGAGTCTCAACTGACTGTTACGAGTTCCTCAGATGTGGATAGTTATCAAATGCAAGACAG GTTAAAAATATCATCACAAACAGCCAGCATCATCCGAAACAAGTTACTCCAGTCTGCCATGGTCGAGGTCAAGCAGGTCAAGAACGTTCCAACCCCTGGCCTGTTCGAGGGACATACCTTGCCAGTATTCGCCATGCAGATCTTTGAAAATTTCCTCTTCAGCTGCTCGCAGGACGCGACTGTTAGGAAGTTTGATATTTCC AGTCATCAGTGCGTCAATGAATTTCATTTCCACACTAAACCAATCCACTGCCTCCATGTCACCCGATGTGGTAGCAAGTTCCGTGAAAGACTGTTCACGGGTGCGACGGACGCTTTACTGCTTGAACACGACGCCTTG ACCGGCGAGTTCCTGTCTCGAGTGATGATGGCTGATAAGTTGCACTGCATGCATGAACAATGGAATATGCTCTATATTGGCTTGGACAATGGACAAGTGATCTGTTATGACCTGctg AAAAGTAAAGTGACAGACTACTTCGCCTGTGGAGAAAAACCTATAAGTTGTATTACATCGTCCAAAGAAGGGCCTCGGAAAATTCTCCTCGTTGCGTCCTTCGACAGCTCGATTACCGTGCGAGATGCCAAGAATGGTCTCCTGTTACGGTCAATTGGTAGCCATTTGAAGACCCCACTGACGGTGATTGAGAAAGACAACAGTGTGTACAGTGGTTCGTCAGATCGAACGATTCGCTTACACAAATTGAAT AGTGGGATATCAGTTcttaccatgaccatgacaggccCTGTGACTGCGTTAGCTCTCAGTGGCAAGTATCTGCTGGCTGCATCATACGATGGGGTAATAAGGTGTTACAACACTGAG GACTCCTTCAAGTTGAAGCAGATTTATTATGGTGCTGGAAAGACACTTATCATGGACATGATCTTGCATCAGGATTTG ATCTACACTGCCAACAGAGAGGGAACCATAGAAGCCATTCCTTTTGACTTGTCATTGAGGTATCCATGCAAGTTCCGAGACTGTGGTGTGACGTTTGGCCTCTCCGCTGACCTCAGATATCACATATTCCACGACCATCTGCCGGTGCAGATAAAGGACGATAGATACCATTGTAACTGGCATGGATGTTTCGACAAACTGGATGTTGAAACTAATAAGAAG AATCTGGAGGACCATATCTCGGGTCACATTTCAGAAGTTGAGGGGACAGTCTGCAGTGAATCGCCTTGA